One genomic segment of Alicycliphilus denitrificans K601 includes these proteins:
- a CDS encoding VOC family protein has translation MQFTPYLNFDGNCAEAFAFYARLFGGTIVHQSTFGEMPASEGMPKLPESARNRIMHVHLQIEGQSLMGSDTMPAVPGQDPALCGGGYQLPQGLWVSIQAADAAEGQRLFDALGNGGQVVMPYAATFWSPGFGMVRDRFGTPWMVNVTAQH, from the coding sequence ATGCAGTTCACCCCCTACCTCAATTTCGACGGCAACTGCGCCGAGGCCTTTGCCTTCTACGCCAGGCTGTTTGGCGGCACCATCGTCCACCAGAGCACCTTCGGCGAGATGCCTGCGTCGGAAGGCATGCCAAAGCTGCCCGAATCGGCCAGGAACCGCATCATGCACGTGCACCTGCAGATTGAGGGGCAGTCGCTGATGGGCTCCGACACCATGCCGGCCGTGCCGGGGCAGGACCCTGCCCTGTGCGGCGGCGGCTACCAGCTGCCGCAGGGCTTGTGGGTGTCGATCCAGGCCGCCGATGCGGCCGAGGGGCAGCGCCTGTTCGACGCGCTCGGCAACGGTGGGCAGGTCGTGATGCCGTACGCGGCCACGTTCTGGTCGCCCGGCTTCGGCATGGTGCGCGACCGCTTCGGCACGCCGTGGATGGTGAACGTGACGGCGCAGCATTGA
- a CDS encoding SRPBCC family protein produces MSDRTVHLHRVLRARPEKVYRAFLEADAMAKWLPPHGFTCKVHHLEARAGGTFRMSFHNFGTGHGHSFSGEYLELVPDALIRYTDRFDDPNLPGVLEVTVRLKPVVCGTELSIAQAGIPQAIPLEMCYLGWQESLAQLAALVEPDIPD; encoded by the coding sequence ATGTCCGACCGAACCGTCCATCTCCATCGCGTGCTGCGCGCCAGGCCCGAGAAAGTCTACCGTGCCTTCCTGGAGGCCGACGCCATGGCCAAATGGCTCCCGCCCCATGGCTTCACCTGCAAGGTGCATCACTTGGAAGCCCGCGCCGGGGGCACGTTCCGCATGTCGTTCCACAACTTCGGCACAGGCCACGGGCACTCGTTCTCGGGCGAGTACCTTGAACTCGTCCCGGACGCGCTCATCCGCTACACGGACCGGTTTGACGATCCGAACCTTCCTGGCGTGCTGGAAGTCACGGTCAGGCTCAAGCCGGTGGTCTGCGGCACGGAACTGAGCATCGCCCAGGCGGGAATCCCGCAGGCCATTCCCCTGGAGATGTGCTACCTGGGCTGGCAGGAGTCCCTCGCCCAGCTGGCCGCGCTCGTGGAGCCGGACATTCCA
- a CDS encoding GFA family protein: protein MQYKASCHCGKVAMEFEGDIQEVVSCNCSICQRKGALLWFMPRGELKLISPNDAASTYQFHKHAIRHRFCPTCGIHPYAEGVDPKGRPMAAINVRCVHDIDLASLSVKHFDGRSL, encoded by the coding sequence ATGCAATACAAGGCCAGCTGCCACTGCGGGAAAGTGGCAATGGAGTTCGAAGGCGACATCCAGGAAGTGGTGTCCTGCAACTGCTCGATCTGCCAACGCAAGGGCGCGCTACTGTGGTTCATGCCGCGCGGCGAGCTCAAGCTGATCTCGCCGAACGACGCCGCATCGACCTACCAGTTCCACAAGCACGCGATTCGGCACCGCTTCTGCCCGACCTGCGGCATCCATCCCTACGCCGAGGGAGTCGACCCCAAGGGCCGGCCGATGGCGGCCATCAACGTCCGCTGCGTGCACGACATCGATCTGGCCAGCCTGTCCGTCAAGCACTTCGACGGCCGCTCGCTTTGA
- a CDS encoding DUF1428 domain-containing protein, with protein MKSDSYVDGFLLAVPTANKEAYRRLATEAAQLFKEHGATEFVECWGDDVPEGKLTSMPMAVQRKDDETVVFSWVAWPSRAARNAGMKAFMDDPRCPKDMPFDGKRLIYGGFRVLVSA; from the coding sequence ATGAAATCCGACAGCTACGTCGACGGTTTTCTGCTCGCCGTCCCCACCGCCAACAAGGAAGCGTACCGCCGGCTTGCCACCGAGGCAGCGCAGCTCTTCAAGGAACACGGCGCCACCGAGTTCGTGGAGTGCTGGGGCGACGACGTGCCCGAGGGCAAGCTCACGTCCATGCCCATGGCCGTGCAACGCAAGGACGACGAGACCGTGGTGTTCTCATGGGTGGCCTGGCCCTCGCGCGCGGCGCGCAATGCCGGCATGAAGGCTTTCATGGACGACCCTCGCTGCCCCAAGGACATGCCGTTCGACGGCAAGCGCCTGATCTACGGCGGCTTTCGCGTGCTGGTGAGTGCTTAG
- a CDS encoding SIR2 family NAD-dependent protein deacylase — translation MRDNPSTALDEARAWLRDARRVAVLTGAGVSAESGVPTFRDAQTGLWARFRPEDLATEQAFRRNPGRVWDWYAERREKLLGVQPNAGHHALAAFARRAPGRLTLITQNVDGLHQLAGSEGVLCLHGRLADDRWLDHPRPCCDLARAVPDRPPRCAGCGNLVRPGVVWFGEALPTQALDAAQQAVQACDVMLVVGTAGAVYPAAGLAHQARQAGARVVVLNIGPSELDGIAHAVLRGPSSQLLPALLDVSFHFSINRVREGEAQTVRPVRQAKPTK, via the coding sequence ATGCGCGATAACCCCTCAACCGCCCTCGACGAGGCCCGCGCCTGGCTGCGGGACGCGCGCCGCGTCGCGGTGCTGACCGGCGCCGGCGTCAGCGCCGAGTCGGGCGTGCCCACGTTCCGCGATGCGCAGACCGGCCTGTGGGCGCGCTTTCGGCCCGAGGACCTGGCCACGGAGCAGGCCTTCCGGCGCAACCCCGGGCGCGTCTGGGACTGGTACGCCGAGCGGCGCGAGAAGCTGCTGGGCGTGCAGCCCAACGCCGGCCACCATGCGCTGGCGGCGTTCGCGCGGCGCGCGCCGGGCCGGCTCACGCTGATCACGCAGAACGTGGATGGGCTGCACCAGCTGGCGGGCAGCGAGGGCGTGCTGTGCCTGCACGGCAGGCTTGCGGACGACCGCTGGCTGGACCACCCGCGCCCCTGCTGCGATCTGGCCCGGGCCGTGCCGGATCGCCCGCCGCGCTGCGCCGGCTGCGGCAATCTGGTGCGCCCCGGCGTGGTCTGGTTTGGCGAGGCCCTGCCGACGCAGGCGCTGGATGCGGCGCAGCAGGCCGTGCAGGCCTGCGATGTGATGCTGGTGGTGGGTACGGCCGGCGCCGTCTATCCGGCCGCCGGTCTGGCGCACCAGGCGCGGCAGGCCGGTGCGCGCGTGGTGGTGCTCAACATCGGGCCGAGCGAGCTCGACGGCATTGCCCATGCCGTGCTGCGCGGGCCGTCGTCGCAGCTGCTGCCTGCATTGCTGGACGTTTCATTCCATTTCTCAATCAATCGAGTACGCGAAGGCGAAGCGCAGACAGTACGACCCGTACGGCAAGCGAAGCCGACAAAGTAA
- a CDS encoding TetR/AcrR family transcriptional regulator, giving the protein MPNEDSSPVRSTYRHGDLRRALLDAGVALAREGGPGAVVLREATRRAGVVPNAAYRHFQSHQVLLEAVRAVALSELARAIEAEIDATRRMRDPRRRARAAFCGVGLGYLRFARREPGLFRTAFAARPFDVNERAPHDGAARGASGMDPFELLCHTLDGMVDAGLLPPVRRPGAEFLAWSAVHGMAMLVLDGPLRGLDEAGCQALAERLVAMVEQGLLAEKV; this is encoded by the coding sequence ATGCCGAACGAGGATTCAAGCCCCGTCCGCAGCACCTACCGCCACGGTGACCTGCGGCGCGCATTGCTTGATGCGGGCGTTGCGCTGGCGCGTGAGGGTGGCCCGGGTGCCGTCGTGCTGCGCGAGGCTACGCGGCGCGCCGGCGTGGTGCCCAATGCGGCGTACCGGCATTTCCAGAGCCACCAGGTCTTGCTGGAGGCAGTGCGCGCGGTAGCGCTTTCCGAATTGGCGCGCGCGATCGAGGCCGAGATCGATGCAACCCGGCGCATGCGCGATCCGCGCCGGCGCGCGCGCGCGGCGTTCTGCGGCGTGGGCCTGGGCTATTTGCGCTTTGCGCGGCGGGAGCCTGGCCTGTTTCGCACCGCATTCGCGGCGCGGCCCTTCGACGTGAACGAACGCGCCCCGCATGACGGCGCGGCGCGCGGCGCCAGCGGCATGGACCCGTTCGAGTTGCTGTGCCACACGCTCGACGGCATGGTCGATGCCGGCCTGCTGCCGCCCGTGCGCCGGCCGGGGGCCGAGTTCCTGGCCTGGTCCGCCGTGCACGGGATGGCGATGCTGGTGCTCGACGGCCCCCTGCGCGGCCTGGACGAGGCCGGATGCCAGGCGCTGGCCGAGCGGCTGGTCGCGATGGTCGAGCAGGGCCTGCTGGCTGAAAAGGTGTGA